The genomic interval CGTCATCCCGGCGCACGACGAGGAGTCGCTACTGCCGGCCTGCCTGGACGCGGTGCGACTGGCGATCGAGTGCGTCGACGTGCCGGTCGAGGTCGTCGTCGCACTCGACGACTGCCGGGACGCGAGTGCGTCGGTCGTCGCCGTTCGACCGTGGGCGGCCACCGTCGAGCTGTCGGCTCGCAACGTGGGCGCCGCGCGCGCCGCCGCCACCGCCTACGCGTTGGGTGTGACCGCCCGGTCGGTGGCGGAGCGGATCTGGATCGCGACGACCGATGCCGACACAGTCGTCCCGGCGCATTGGCTGGCCAGTCAGCTCGCGCTCGCCGATGCCGGCTACGACCTGGTGATCGGCACCGTCGACGTCGACGACTGGTCCGCCCATCCGCCACACACCGGCCCGAGATGGCGCGCGACCTACACCCCTGCCGACCATCATCCGCACGTGCACGGTGCG from Mycobacteriales bacterium carries:
- a CDS encoding glycosyltransferase — encoded protein: MTAVIDKVAVVIPAHDEESLLPACLDAVRLAIECVDVPVEVVVALDDCRDASASVVAVRPWAATVELSARNVGAARAAATAYALGVTARSVAERIWIATTDADTVVPAHWLASQLALADAGYDLVIGTVDVDDWSAHPPHTGPRWRATYTPADHHPHVHGANLGVRASAYLEVGGWPTVAVDEDVSLVAALTGRRIARSAAHPVITSARTDARARGGFGDTLVALAG